AAAATTCAAGTGTGATGATCTTCTCACCTTTCAAAAGGCTACGGTTGCTCAACATCTCCAGTCCACGTGCACTCATATGACCCAATCTCATGTGCCATAATCTTGCCTTGTCATCATTAGACATTTGCAGAGCCAACAATGGTGCTTCCTGCCAATGTGTAAAGGCCATCCTCCAGCTTGCCTTTCAGAATGACTAAAGAACCTTTAGTCACCTTCATAGTTCCTCTTCGCTCATGTACTTGTAGCCTTGTTCATCTAGAGTACCCAGGGAGATCAAATTCTTCTTCAGATCAGGAACATGACGGAGTTGTGTAATAGTCCTCCCGGCTCCATCATGGCAGCGAACCCGAATTGAGCCAATGCCAACTATTGCACAAGTTGCATTATTGCCCATTACTACGGTTCCTCCATTTTTCTCATAGCTGCTAAACCAGTCTTTTCGGAACGTCATATGTAGAGTACAAGCAGAGTCTAACGCCCATTTGTTTCCATAACTTCAATTATTGTTTGATGTTGTAAGCACCTAATCATTATCAGAATCATGTACCTGTTCAACTGTGGATGTACTCGCCTTTTCCTTGGACTTTGACGTTGGGCAATCTCGTTCAAAGCGCCCCTTCTTGCCGCAGCCCCAACAATCTGCATTCTTCTTGTTCACACGAGACTTTGATTTGTGCTTTGATTTGCTCCTTCCCTGTTGGCTAGTCCGGCCTCTCACAAAGAGCCCACTTGCCTAATCATCTCCGTCTCCTTCAAAATGCCTCTTCACATCACTAAAGTTAAGTGCTTGCCGCACTTGCTCAAGGTTGATAGGCTCTTTGCTATACATCATTGAATTCTCGATATCACGATATCCTGAAGTCAATGAAAATAGCAAAGCACATGCAAGCGTCTCCTCGTCCTTTTTAATTCCAGCAATTTGTAAGTCCGTGACAAGTTTATTGAACGCGTTTAAATGATCTTGTAAAGAAGTACCTGACCCCATCTTAAATGTGTGAAGACACCGTTGTAACAACATCCTTGTTGTCACCGATCAGTCCTGGTAAAGCCCTTGTAGCTTGTCCCATAACTGCTTGGCCATCTCTTCGGTACTTGTACTCACCACTTCACAAAGTACGTTAGGTGCAAGGGACAGTTGGATTACACTCAATGCATCCCCTTCAATCTTCTCCTTGTCGGAAGCTGATGTACCATCGGGCTACTTTCCGTCAATGGCATGGATTGAACCTTCCGTCCGTATTAACGGCATCATCTGGATCTTCCAGATATTGAAGTTGTTGCGCCCACTGAATCTATCGATTTCAAACTTCATGGAACTCATCTTTGCTTGTTCTTCCTCCTAGGATCTTCAAAGATTcctaatgctctgataccaattgttagcgGAAACGTAAAAGAAAAATCACAAgatttaacgtggttcggatcaAAATGATCCTACGTCCACCAGAGAACAGTTGCCTTTTTTATTATTAACAAAGGAAGGGGAGATTTCTCAATTACACTTAAGAGAATTGCTCTCTCAACTCTCTACTCACTACAAAGGATTGTATGAATTTTGGGATGCTAAACAAAGAAGAATTGCCTCTCATTTTATAGGCATAAAATGACTTGGGCTCCAAGTGTGCTACATGAGCTCTTCAATTCTCATCCACATCTTAGCATTCTTTGGCTCCAAGCAATAGAAAATCATCCAACACATGGGTTTTTCTATCACATAACAAAAACCAACTCTTTCAATAATAGATAATACCTGTCGGGAAAGGTTGGCTGTTCGGTAATCTTATCTATCTAGAGATGTTGAAAGTTTTAGGTCCCATTATGATCATCTAAATATAGACACCAGGAACATCAAAATTAACACCGTATAGGTTTTGCTGCACAGTAGTGACACCTATTTCCTGCTTTCTCTGAAGGACTAGGAACAAAGTCGTGGTTGCTAATTTGCAGGTTCCACAATAATGCGGTCTTTGTCAAGTGTTACCTGAATATCGATCGCATGAAGCTGTTGGTAGTCCTAAGACATCAGATTATGCTCAGCCCTTGCTTCAAAGACTTGACCTAGTTACTATGGACAATTGGGTTGGTGGTGTTTTTAGATAAAGGTTATAGTCGAAATGCAAGCTAACTGTAGATGGAAACGCTCAGTGGAAACATTAGGTCTTTGTTGGTGGAGACTTCTTTCTTGCGCTGGTATGGGTCATAAATGGCAGTTAGGAGTGAGCAGAAAGTGTTTTCGTACCAAGGAAGGAACAGTTTGATCATTTGTGCACATAATATAGTCACGACCCTACCCTATTTTGTTATGTCCTACGTTAAGTTTCCTGTGTTTCTTATCAGTTTCTGCACATTTCAGCAATTATATTCTCGTATCAAATATTGTATGTTCCGTCGTATGAAATACAACATAGAGTTAAAAGATGGTTACTCGCAGTGCACATTTTTCCCGACTTGTTCTTAGGGTAATATACCGTGTGAAAAACAGTGTATCAGCACTGTATCCAATAATGGCCAACCCCATCCTCTACCTCCCGTACACATTTTTACCGTCTGCATTTTTTCTGTATCAATGTGGCACGATCAACCTTATAGCTTACGTCTCTTTTCTCTTTGCAGGGGAGAACAGCACTTTGGGATTCTATCTTGCTACTGTGCTATAAAATTAAGGCTGGGTATGGAGGGTTAGTGCGGGGCATGCATCTTTCTTCATCAGCATTGGGCATTCTCCCAGTTCTTGATTCAGAAAAGGACGACTGCTGAACTCGAATCCACCCAGCCTATGCCATAAGCCTTTTGCAAACTGTCGAGATGTGAAGAACAGCTGTGTGTAATATTCTCGCTGTAGCTGGGTAATATTTATCCTGATTCCTGAGATAAGGCCCAAGGGTATCTCTATAAGCGATTATAGTTTCGTAATTCTGGCCCTTAAACAAAGAATCAAAGAGTTTCTGTAGACGTGCTTTCAGGCTCCTAAACAAAGAATCAACGAGTTTCTGTAGAGGTGCTGTACCGTAATTTATCTCATAGTAAATGTATTTACGATCTTTCTTGCATATTGCCGAGGTTCAGTAGGATTGTAGCCGCTAGTGGACTTCAAACGCCAGTTTTAGGAGAAATCTTTGTTTGCTTGTTGCAGATTTAAAGGAGTTCTTTGGCAGTTAGACTACAGGGTTGTAATCTAAAGCAGTTTGCTGCTTCTTAGTTCTTACAACCACAGAAATGTGAAATTACGTTCTCTTTTGTTTCGCTGTTACAGTGAACTAGAAAGTGATGGTAAGTTTTTCCTAATACAAAAAAAGTTAAACGTTTTGTCAAAAATGACTATGAGCCCCAAATAAAGTGATCTTCTGTCTAGTTAcaatttaattttaataaaaagaaaTATATCTTAAAGATTTCGTGTTTTAACAACCAACCGTCACCTCTTGCAAGAGATAGCCAGGTCACTAGTAGTTCTTCCAAGTCTTGGACCTACCTACCAAGTTGTATTATCAATCTGAAATCCGGATATTAAACCTCTCACGAGATGTTGACAATAAAACATTATCAAATGAAGCGGTCAGCGGGCATATCTTTAAACTTAGCGTCGCATATAGTTTCCAACATAAGTCCTTCGATAACCTGCCAAACATTTCGGCTCAAATTATACACCATAATTTCAATTTCTCTATATTCAGAATCTATCACAAAGTAATTCTATCGGTGTCACAGGCTGTTTTTAAATGTAAGTTTCTTTAAACCAACAGCAGGGTATTTTCAAATTCTTGTTCATTACCCACCAGACTGGAGGTATTAAGGTGTAAAGGAGAAACAACAGATACAAGGGCAGGTTCTCACAAGATAGCCAACACCAAACGGTAGCAAGGGTTGGGCATAGTTCTCTGCATTCTTATCGACACAATCATACAACTCTATAGTGGGTTCCACATTCCCTTCTCATTACAAATGCATGGACTGGAACAAAGAAAGTGCCACCGTTATTTCATCTTACCTTCCCCCGGAACAAAACTTCAGGAGATTGAACCTCCTCACTTTGTGTGCCCCGAGGCACAACCAGGCCTTAAAAAGTCCACTAACGATTAACACATTCAGAAATATTCTACTACattttataaattagtttaaACTGATTTACAGGCTACTGGCATCACACATGGCTAGAGGAGATTTTGAAGCGCTAAAATGCCTCCCCCGCTATATCCAGAGTTGATTAACCAGTGGATGTTACTAGAACTTTTTGTCCTGAGCTAAGCTGTCCAAATGTACAGTTCACCAGCGAGTCACCTTCCAAGGAATCATCCGCGAAATGGAAGAGGAAAAAATGTGATTTGGTCCTGTTTGCAACAGAAAAGAGAGCGAGCGGTAAGGGCGCCTGGGAATTGGGGACGTGCTATGAACAAACAAGAACCCATAGTACTTAATAAAAATTTGCATAGTGGAGTACATACCACTAAGAGAAAACTCCTGCAGTGCCAGCACAGATGTAAGAGGACAGTTTCATGTTGCCTGATATGTGTTCACTAGCAAGAGCTCAACTGGTCACATCCACATACTTTGCTTAGCAAAAGTGATCACTGTTCTGCCACCACCAATCTGCTCCTATTCAGAATCCGAATTAATACTTAAATACAATCTTGGTCTTACAGAACGACGTTGACGAGGAAATGTAAAAGGACTGTCTGATCGTTCTCTACTGCTCTTAGTTGATCTGCTCTCATTCATACCAAGAAGCAATGAAGCTGCATAAACAGGAGCATCACTAACTACATTTAGAATAGCTCCAATATATGAATCAAAACAGAATTTCTGGACAACACATCTTAGCTCTCATATGAATATCCACCAGGCTAGGCAGATGCGAAAAGAAAATATCAGTAAGAGAGCTACACCTCACTACTCTGAATTGTGCTTGTACGGGAGTTTCTCAACTAAATTGCCTAACTAGCTAATTCTGGTCAATTTACCCATTAATTTTTATTTTGCAGATAAAAGTGCAAATCCCACAATGCAAATTCAAGACAGTGTGGAAAATGATCTACCTGTGCTCTTGCAAACCCCCatctcccccccccccaccccaccccaccccccaccacaaaaaaagaaaagaaaaaagaattagTACTAAAGAACTAGAACAGGAAGATACCAGTGTCAGCCAATGAGTTCAAGGCAGTGTCTTTtgtttgtacttgctgcccagaGCTTACCCCATTTGCAACTGCAGAATCACCATCAACCCCTCCATCACCACCAAGCCTAAGTGAGATCCAATCCTCAGTACCAACGCCATTTGAAACATCAGGCGGATCCCTCGCAGCTTCCACTGACATATCTGATGGTCTAGTGGGAAGAAATATCTGAAGTGAGGGATCATTACCACTAAATGCTAGGGGATTATCAACTAAACTGTCATTCATATTAGCATTAGGGGGATCGGCGTATGTTCCAGGAAGAAGAGAAGCAGATCCAATGCCAGTATCTCCAGCCAAACCATACCCACTGATAGAACTGGTACAGTTAATAGAACCATGCTGCACATCTAAAGATCCTGAAACATCAGCAttagaactaaataactgaaAACCAGGGCCACCTTGGGTTCCAGAAGGCAAGGACCACATGTTCATCCCAAAATCATCATCATTAGAATTGAACAGCCCCAGGCATGAATTCCCACCGTTAACAAGCGCAGAATCATGAAAAGAATCCGGAATTCCTTGTGGCTGAGCTGGAAAAGAAACTACAGGTGCATCACTATGGTTGTTAAAGATAGCTCCAGATGGGATAATTGGCTCATTTTCTTCTTCAGAATCACTTAGTACAATAACTTCAGCATCTCCTGCTGGTACTGACGGATTTCCGTTGCCAAAACCATATGTTGGGTCAATATTAAGAGACATGGCCTCAAGATCAAACGCATTGTTCGAGAAGTCAAGGTTCCCATTACCACCTTGATTAACGCTGGGATCTTCACCTTCTTTGCCACTCCCAGTGGCACTGCTGCTCATTGGAATGACATCCTGACCAAAATTTTCTCTTGATATATTTCCGGATGAAAATGTTTGGTCTTCAGGTTTGCTGATTTCCCACAATCCGTTTCTGTTCTTCTTCAATCCAACTTTAAGGCCATTTCCATCAGAGCCTCCTTCCTGTTTAACCTGCTTAAGAATTTCAGGCTTAGGCTTTGACTCTATATCTAGAGATTCACTCAGAGACCCATCAGGTAAATGCCAACGCCCAAGATCCCCAAGACTCCTTCGATCACCTTCTGTCTTTGCGCGCCAAGAACCATCAGGTTTCACTTCAATTTCTGTAACATCTTCTCCACAACTTCGCATCTACACCGCCAAACCGCGCAAAAAAATCAGCTAAACTTTAAAACAGAGTTATTATCACATAAAGAAAAACCAGCAATACCTGAGAAGTAATTCGATTGAAATACGGATCTATGATGACATGCTCCAAAGAGTAGTTCTTGAGACAGATGGGGCATTGCCACTGCATCACATGCACAAGAT
The sequence above is a segment of the Lycium barbarum isolate Lr01 chromosome 6, ASM1917538v2, whole genome shotgun sequence genome. Coding sequences within it:
- the LOC132600440 gene encoding E3 SUMO-protein ligase SIZ1, whose protein sequence is MDLVASCKDKLAYFRIKELKDVLTQLSLSKQGKKQDLVDRILATLSDERVSGMWPKKNSVAKEDVAKLVDDIYRKMQVSGATDLASKSQVVSDTSNVKLKEEVDDSYHMKIRCVCTSSLQTETMIQCENRRCLTWQHIRCVVIPDKPMEGGDPPIPPTTFYCELCRLVRADPFWVTMGHPLYPAKLAITSVPADGTNPVQSIEKTFQITRADRDLLAKQENDLQAWCMLLNDKVQFRMQWPQYADLQVNGVPVRAINRPGSQLLGANGRDDGPIITPCTRDGINKITLTGCDARVFCLGVRLVKRRTVQQVLSMIPKESDGEQFEDALSRVRRCVGGGTATENADSDSDLEVVADCIPVNLRCPMSGSRMKVAGRFKPCIHMGCFDLDVFVEMNQRSRKWQCPICLKNYSLEHVIIDPYFNRITSQMRSCGEDVTEIEVKPDGSWRAKTEGDRRSLGDLGRWHLPDGSLSESLDIESKPKPEILKQVKQEGGSDGNGLKVGLKKNRNGLWEISKPEDQTFSSGNISRENFGQDVIPMSSSATGSGKEGEDPSVNQGGNGNLDFSNNAFDLEAMSLNIDPTYGFGNGNPSVPAGDAEVIVLSDSEEENEPIIPSGAIFNNHSDAPVVSFPAQPQGIPDSFHDSALVNGGNSCLGLFNSNDDDFGMNMWSLPSGTQGGPGFQLFSSNADVSGSLDVQHGSINCTSSISGYGLAGDTGIGSASLLPGTYADPPNANMNDSLVDNPLAFSGNDPSLQIFLPTRPSDMSVEAARDPPDVSNGVGTEDWISLRLGGDGGVDGDSAVANGVSSGQQVQTKDTALNSLADTASLLLGMNESRSTKSSRERSDSPFTFPRQRRSVRPRLYLSINSDSE